Proteins from one Solenopsis invicta isolate M01_SB chromosome 11, UNIL_Sinv_3.0, whole genome shotgun sequence genomic window:
- the LOC105194688 gene encoding uncharacterized protein LOC105194688: MRWGFTTCKLLVNSPSPTILEHSGPLFAVMEEAVRTRKIAQCSPNARETRILPAGIGRFLWQSLTCRSRSRMPRLLTHVLNHFFEMMLQTTCTRRIGGVFFNAFLIGIVTLLVCQNITRADEVPAFFLKIAKIPTLPRVGRSGRFEDFFYKAEKHIPRIGRSNPQSINPTSQDEQETYSDLTKRRIEYPKVEEWTWQNFPLAIEGPRELWRALAGYSRDANDDIENEVWQRKKRTGSAPTQTK, from the exons ATGCGATGGGGTTTCACGACGTGCAAACTTCTCGTCAATTCACCTTCGCCCACAATCCTCGAGCACTCCGGTCCACTCTTCGCGGTAATGGAAGAAGCCGTACGTACGCGAAAAATCGCTCAGTGTTCGCCGAACGCCCGCGAGACGCGCATCCTTCCCGCGGGAATCGGCAGATTTCTATGGCAGTCACTTACGTGTCGATCGCGATCGAGAATGCCACGTCTATTGACACAT GTACTAAACCATTTCTTCGAGATGATGCTGCAAACGACTTGTACTCGTCGGATCGGAGGTGTCTTCTTCAATG CTTTTCTTATTGGAATTGTCACGTTGTTGGTCTGTCAGAATATCACAAGAGCGGATGAAGTACCCGCATTCTTCTTGAAGATTGCCAAAATACCTACCCTGCCAAGAGTAGGTCGAAGCGGAAGATTTGAAGACTTCTTTTACAAAGCCGAAAAGCATATACCTCGAATTGGCAGAAGCAATCCACAG TCAATCAATCCTACATCGCAAGACGAACAGGAAACTTATTCTGATTTGACTAAAAGGCGCATAGAATATCCTAAag TTGAGGAATGGACCTGGCAAAATTTTCCCCTGGCGATTGAAGGTCCGAGAGAATTGTGGCGGGCATTAGCTGGATATTCAAGGGATGCCAACGATGA
- the LOC105194686 gene encoding uncharacterized protein LOC105194686, which produces MTPTFSWVFLLAMVGRAANVPRPLMTDACALLCNPGAATESERERDPAVFPRYPKVNCKLQSSSDEHQAWVIASHCLKLCNKELTIPSEVNCFALRTSLQANIGCYCDAFEPLSPNTIRLHESWRLNHLVEQLANHILDTFLISPLDTLILCDIHEELFKDVELTDGELVEKCRNKTTAVSEGTSTKKSRSVDQEKMTTDNEIETSESCEMKKDKDDVMKKKHWVSEEPNESTHMENANEENKTNKENTENKESKETEEEAIKCVENPSIPSKHTSETKEHSENEEQRLYNDPNVSTYEVIQRCKNLCAADPNHSICNCKTISYIPS; this is translated from the coding sequence ATGACGCCTACGTTCAGTTGGGTGTTCCTGCTGGCGATGGTGGGCCGCGCCGCGAACGTACCAAGGCCTCTCATGACCGACGCTTGCGCCCTGCTCTGCAATCCCGGGGCAGCGACTGAGTCCGAGCGAGAGCGGGATCCGGCCGTATTTCCCCGATATCCCAAGGTAAACTGCAAGCTCCAGTCATCGAGCGACGAGCACCAGGCGTGGGTTATCGCCAGCCACTGCTTAAAACTGTGCAATAAGGAGCTGACAATTCCTTCGGAAGTTAACTGTTTTGCTCTGAGAACGTCCCTCCAAGCGAATATAGGATGTTATTGTGACGCTTTTGAACCCTTGAGTCCGAACACGATACGCCTACACGAAAGCTGGAGGCTCAACCATTTGGTAGAGCAGTTGGCGAATCATATTTTAGATACGTTTCTCATTTCACCTCTCGATACACTCATCCTATGCGATATCCATGAGGAACTGTTCAAAGATGTAGAGCTGACGGACGGGGAACTAGTAGAAAAGTGTAGAAACAAAACTACCGCAGTGTCTGAAGGCACGAGTACAAAGAAAAGTAGATCAGTAGATCAGGAAAAGATGACAACTGATAATGAGATCGAAACATCAGAAAGTTGCGAAATGAAGAAAGACAAGGACGATGTAATGAAGAAAAAGCATTGGGTTTCGGAGGAACCAAACGAATCGACGCACATGGAGAATGCGAACGAGGAGAACAAGACGAACAAGGAGAATACGGAGAACAAGGAGAGCAAGGAGACTGAAGAAGAAGCTATTAAATGTGTGGAGAACCCGAGCATTCCTAGCAAGCATACCTCTGAAACAAAGGAACATTCTGAGAATGAGGAACAGAGGTTGTATAATGATCCGAATGTGTCCACTTACGAGGTGATACAGCGGTGTAAAAACTTGTGCGCGGCCGATCCTAATCATAGCATTTGTAACTGTAAAACTATATCGTATATTCCAAGTTAG
- the LOC105194687 gene encoding SIFamide-related peptide produces MASIRLILTIAVIMVVFVISANAGYKKPPFNGSIFGKRSSTVTDYEITSRALSAICEVASETCTAWLSHQDSN; encoded by the exons ATGGCTTCCATTCGCCTTATCCTGACTATTGCTGTTATCATGGTAGTTTTCGTCATCAGCGCAAATGCTGGCTACAAAAAACCACCCTTCAACGGTAGCATATTCGGCAAACGATCGAGCACTGTAACTG ATTACGAAATTACCAGCCGCGCTCTATCAGCTATTTGTGAGGTCGCCAGTGAAACCTGCACCGCTTGGCTATCTCATCAAGATTCCAACTAA